Proteins co-encoded in one Kutzneria chonburiensis genomic window:
- a CDS encoding sensor histidine kinase yields the protein MVELLTEQTVLGIIATLAVLGLFVLLCRARRVSTSVDEAVADALHRMSKAAPDLRDGLTPDAADKACKNLVELLKCVAVGMTDERGALLSWDGDANEHYVDLQDAIVKAISGERKEFVEHDTLDCPDKGNCKMHQAIIVPLIVESRTRGSLIIVGGVGHKRLLRMSQEVARFVCTELELGELQESRQRLAQAEVKALRAQISPHFVYNALNAIGSLVRTDPEHARELLQEFAEFTRYSFRANGLFTTLAEELRNIDRYLTIQRARYNERLSVRLRISPEVLNVVVPFLVLQPLVENAVQHGLANKPGGGTVTIIAQDNGSEALISVEDDGVGMDADLLLDDLKDAHKSGAHVGIGNINHRMRTVFGEDYALMVETAPDAGMKVTMRVPKFSPGVRPVLAVVPDDGADDGPGPDDRRARLSPVR from the coding sequence GTGGTCGAGCTCCTGACCGAGCAAACAGTGCTCGGCATCATCGCGACGCTCGCCGTGCTCGGGCTGTTCGTACTGCTGTGCCGGGCGCGTCGGGTCAGCACGTCCGTCGACGAAGCCGTCGCCGACGCGCTGCACCGCATGTCCAAGGCCGCGCCGGACCTGCGGGACGGATTGACCCCCGACGCCGCCGACAAGGCGTGCAAGAACCTGGTCGAGCTGCTCAAGTGCGTCGCGGTCGGCATGACCGACGAGCGCGGAGCGCTGCTGTCCTGGGACGGCGACGCCAACGAGCACTACGTCGACCTTCAGGACGCGATCGTCAAGGCGATCAGCGGGGAGCGCAAGGAGTTCGTCGAGCACGACACGCTCGACTGCCCCGACAAGGGCAACTGCAAGATGCACCAGGCGATCATCGTGCCGCTGATCGTGGAGTCAAGGACCCGCGGCTCGCTGATCATCGTCGGCGGGGTCGGGCACAAGCGCCTGCTGCGGATGTCCCAGGAAGTGGCCCGCTTCGTCTGCACCGAGCTGGAGCTGGGCGAGCTCCAGGAGTCCCGGCAGCGGCTGGCCCAGGCCGAGGTCAAGGCGCTGCGCGCGCAGATCTCCCCGCACTTCGTCTACAACGCCCTCAACGCCATCGGCTCGCTGGTGCGCACCGACCCGGAGCACGCCCGCGAGCTGCTCCAGGAGTTCGCCGAGTTCACCCGCTACTCCTTCCGGGCGAACGGCCTGTTCACCACGCTGGCCGAGGAGCTGCGCAACATCGACCGGTACCTGACCATCCAGCGGGCCCGCTACAACGAGCGGCTGTCCGTGCGGCTGCGCATCTCGCCCGAGGTGCTCAACGTGGTCGTGCCGTTCCTGGTGCTCCAGCCGCTGGTGGAGAACGCCGTGCAGCACGGGCTGGCCAACAAGCCCGGCGGTGGCACCGTCACGATCATCGCCCAGGACAACGGCAGCGAGGCGCTGATCAGCGTCGAGGACGACGGCGTCGGCATGGACGCCGACCTGCTGCTGGACGACCTCAAGGACGCCCACAAGAGCGGCGCCCACGTCGGCATCGGCAATATCAACCACCGGATGCGCACGGTGTTCGGCGAGGACTACGCGCTGATGGTGGAGACCGCGCCGGACGCCGGCATGAAGGTCACCATGCGGGTGCCCAAGTTCAGCCCGGGCGTGCGGCCGGTGCTGGCCGTGGTCCCGGACGACGGCGCCGACGACGGTCCCGGCCCGGACGACCGGCGGGCCAGGCTCAGCCCGGTCCGCTGA
- a CDS encoding S49 family peptidase, with protein sequence MSVPEKLADKLAAKLPLLGDRVDRSPVVAVVRLHGVITPTPQPLGRGAINLNAVEPALTKAFAHDRLQAVALAINSPGGSPTQSALVGERIRELAAKKNVPVLAFCEDVAASGGYWLACAADEIYAHRTSMVGSIGVITAGFGLTGLLERFGVERRVYTAGEHKHRLDPFSPVKDEDIVWLKGLQGELHTQFTDWVKQRRGDKLAADPELFTGEVWTGAKALELGLVDGLGSLREIVAKKYPEADIAVAEPRKPLLARLGIAGGSSVFAGAGEKLLAAIDAVEQRAHWSRFGL encoded by the coding sequence ATGAGCGTCCCGGAGAAGCTGGCCGACAAATTGGCCGCGAAGCTGCCCCTGCTCGGTGACCGGGTGGACCGGTCTCCCGTGGTCGCCGTGGTGCGGCTGCACGGCGTGATCACGCCGACGCCGCAGCCGCTGGGCCGGGGCGCGATCAACCTGAACGCCGTCGAGCCGGCGCTGACCAAGGCGTTCGCCCACGACCGGCTGCAGGCCGTCGCGCTGGCGATCAACTCCCCGGGCGGCTCGCCCACCCAGTCGGCCCTGGTCGGCGAGCGGATCCGGGAGCTGGCGGCCAAGAAGAACGTGCCGGTGCTGGCCTTCTGCGAGGACGTCGCGGCGTCCGGCGGCTACTGGCTGGCCTGCGCGGCCGACGAGATCTACGCGCACCGCACGTCCATGGTCGGCTCGATCGGCGTGATCACCGCCGGCTTCGGCCTCACCGGCCTGCTCGAGCGCTTCGGCGTGGAGCGCCGGGTCTACACCGCCGGCGAGCACAAGCACCGCCTCGACCCGTTCAGCCCGGTCAAGGACGAGGACATCGTCTGGCTCAAGGGGCTCCAGGGCGAGTTGCACACCCAGTTCACCGATTGGGTGAAACAGCGTCGCGGCGACAAGCTGGCCGCCGACCCGGAGCTGTTCACCGGCGAGGTGTGGACCGGGGCCAAGGCGTTGGAGCTGGGCCTGGTCGACGGGCTCGGCTCGCTGCGCGAGATCGTGGCCAAGAAGTACCCGGAGGCCGACATCGCGGTGGCCGAGCCGCGCAAGCCGCTGCTGGCCAGGCTGGGTATCGCCGGCGGCAGCTCCGTGTTCGCCGGCGCCGGCGAGAAGCTGCTGGCCGCGATCGACGCCGTCGAGCAGCGGGCGCACTGGTCCCGATTCGGGCTCTGA
- a CDS encoding LytR/AlgR family response regulator transcription factor has protein sequence MDTTTGRSARLRGTVSIQDTTTGLLVLAVDDEAHGLDELAYLLGQNPQVSKVITAFDAAEALRVIRGSVPETKARLDRGLCPVDAVFADISMPGLSGLELAQVINAFHDKPQLVFVTGLSEEAVTAFELGALDYIVKPPQQARVDMAIDRVAKFRMLTAAPAAPVGGVVEQAGDDEVIPVELAGTTKLVPRSTVRYVEAQGDYARLHTAEGSHLVRIPLAQLEERWADAGFIRIHRSFLVSLPLVTELRMGSSGYTVVVGAGADEKELPVSRRHTRELKDRLVRQPKHGWGAGT, from the coding sequence ATGGACACAACCACCGGTCGATCGGCAAGATTGCGCGGCACAGTGAGCATTCAGGACACCACCACCGGTCTCCTCGTGTTGGCCGTCGATGACGAGGCGCACGGGCTCGACGAGCTGGCCTACCTGCTCGGCCAGAACCCGCAGGTCAGCAAGGTCATCACGGCCTTCGACGCGGCCGAGGCGCTACGGGTCATCCGCGGCAGCGTGCCCGAGACCAAGGCTCGGCTGGACCGCGGGCTGTGCCCGGTGGACGCGGTCTTCGCCGACATCTCGATGCCCGGGCTGTCCGGCCTCGAGCTGGCCCAGGTCATCAACGCCTTCCATGACAAGCCGCAACTGGTCTTCGTGACCGGGCTGTCCGAGGAGGCGGTCACCGCCTTCGAGCTCGGCGCGCTGGACTACATCGTCAAGCCGCCGCAGCAGGCCCGGGTGGACATGGCCATCGACCGGGTGGCCAAGTTCCGGATGCTCACCGCCGCCCCGGCCGCGCCGGTCGGCGGCGTGGTCGAGCAGGCCGGCGACGACGAGGTGATCCCGGTCGAGCTGGCCGGCACCACCAAGCTGGTGCCCCGGTCGACCGTGCGGTACGTGGAGGCCCAGGGCGACTACGCCCGGCTGCACACCGCGGAAGGCAGCCACCTGGTCCGGATCCCGCTGGCCCAGCTGGAGGAGCGCTGGGCCGACGCCGGCTTCATCCGCATCCACCGGTCCTTCCTGGTGTCGTTGCCGCTGGTCACCGAGCTGCGGATGGGCTCGTCCGGCTACACCGTGGTGGTCGGCGCCGGGGCCGACGAGAAGGAGCTGCCGGTCAGCCGCCGGCACACCCGTGAGCTCAAGGACCGGCTGGTCCGCCAGCCCAAGCACGGCTGGGGCGCCGGCACATGA
- a CDS encoding cation acetate symporter, translating into MGINALACASIAVIVLATFILGYYGSRTANTTRDFLVARRRVSAHQNAAAIAGEFLSAASFIGIVGLVLKNGPDELWYAIGFTAGYLALLLFVAAPLRRSGAYTLPDFVEARLGSRGLRGIAAVITVAIGYIYLIPQLQGAGLTLNSVLPWAPNWLGVVVVTIVVVINVLSGGMRAITLVQAFQYWMKLFAISVPAFVLCVVFAGSGPPGGQQSLAADGPPMFTADTTVTLEQPVRLHVEHTVLLTAHGWINGRRVDGDTAWFPSEQTIGAKTTLSFKAGSPVPMVDGAVQDNADWLRPQSGGLPALFDTYSLIFATFLGILGLPHVLARFYTNPDGRSARRTTLHVLLLLGAFYLFPALLGALSRIFEPQLLVTGKTDAAVLLLPQAMLPGVAGQVLGAVVAAGAFAAFMSTSSGLLVSLAGVVSTDVSRGRVRDFRWSTVLVVLAPLVAALVLRSNDVSLGVGMALAMAASTFCPVLMLGIWWRGLTWVGAGVGMVLGGSLVALALIGDIVSGYTGNWAPAVLQQPALVTVPVAFLTMIIVSKATHRRRPEDVNRIMLRLHAPDPLGFTRDRDVLRFGEGQTDGRHRRLAIRPRLRSRRSSSPA; encoded by the coding sequence ATGGGGATCAACGCGCTGGCCTGCGCGAGCATCGCCGTCATCGTGCTCGCCACGTTCATCCTGGGCTACTACGGCTCCCGCACGGCCAACACCACCCGGGACTTCCTGGTCGCGCGGCGCCGGGTGTCGGCCCACCAGAACGCGGCCGCCATCGCCGGCGAGTTCCTGTCTGCGGCCTCGTTCATCGGCATCGTCGGCCTCGTCCTCAAGAATGGGCCGGACGAGCTCTGGTACGCCATCGGCTTCACCGCCGGCTATCTGGCGCTGCTGCTGTTCGTGGCCGCGCCGCTGCGCCGCTCCGGGGCATACACGCTGCCCGACTTCGTCGAGGCCCGGCTGGGTTCCCGCGGCCTGCGGGGCATCGCCGCGGTGATCACCGTGGCCATCGGCTACATCTACCTGATCCCGCAGCTGCAAGGCGCCGGCCTGACCCTGAACAGCGTGCTGCCGTGGGCCCCGAACTGGCTCGGCGTGGTGGTCGTGACCATCGTGGTCGTGATCAACGTGCTCAGCGGCGGCATGCGGGCGATCACCCTCGTCCAGGCGTTCCAGTACTGGATGAAGCTGTTCGCGATCAGCGTGCCGGCCTTCGTGCTGTGCGTGGTGTTCGCCGGCAGCGGGCCGCCCGGCGGGCAGCAGAGCCTGGCCGCCGACGGGCCGCCGATGTTCACCGCCGACACCACGGTGACCCTGGAGCAGCCGGTGAGGCTGCATGTCGAGCACACCGTGCTGCTCACCGCCCACGGGTGGATCAACGGCCGCCGGGTGGACGGCGACACCGCGTGGTTCCCCAGCGAACAGACGATCGGGGCCAAGACCACGCTGTCGTTCAAGGCCGGCAGTCCGGTGCCGATGGTCGACGGGGCCGTGCAGGACAACGCCGACTGGCTGCGGCCGCAGTCCGGCGGGCTGCCCGCGCTGTTCGACACCTACTCGCTGATCTTCGCCACGTTCCTGGGCATTCTCGGCCTGCCGCACGTGCTGGCCCGCTTCTACACCAATCCCGACGGGCGCTCGGCCCGTCGCACCACGCTGCACGTGCTGCTGCTGCTGGGCGCGTTCTACCTGTTCCCGGCTTTACTCGGTGCGCTGTCCCGCATCTTCGAGCCGCAGCTGCTGGTCACCGGCAAGACCGACGCGGCGGTGCTGCTGCTGCCGCAGGCGATGCTGCCCGGCGTCGCCGGGCAGGTGCTCGGCGCGGTCGTCGCCGCCGGCGCCTTCGCCGCGTTCATGTCCACCTCCTCGGGTCTGCTGGTCAGCCTGGCCGGCGTGGTCTCGACCGACGTCTCCCGCGGCCGGGTCCGGGACTTCCGCTGGTCGACGGTGCTGGTCGTGCTGGCGCCGTTGGTCGCGGCGCTGGTGTTGCGTAGCAACGACGTGTCCTTGGGCGTGGGTATGGCGCTGGCCATGGCCGCGTCCACCTTCTGCCCGGTGCTGATGCTGGGCATCTGGTGGCGGGGCCTGACCTGGGTCGGCGCGGGTGTCGGCATGGTGTTGGGCGGCAGCCTGGTCGCGCTGGCCCTGATCGGCGACATCGTCAGCGGCTACACCGGCAACTGGGCGCCGGCCGTGCTCCAGCAGCCGGCCCTGGTCACCGTGCCGGTCGCATTCCTCACGATGATCATCGTCAGCAAGGCGACCCATCGCCGGCGGCCCGAGGACGTCAACCGGATCATGCTGCGGCTGCACGCCCCCGACCCGCTCGGCTTCACCCGCGACCGGGACGTGCTGCGCTTCGGCGAGGGCCAGACCGACGGCCGGCACCGCCGACTGGCGATCCGGCCGCGGCTGCGGTCACGGCGGTCGTCCTCCCCGGCTTGA
- a CDS encoding SigE family RNA polymerase sigma factor produces MATRDDGFAEFFTSRFDGARRMAHALCGNWLEAEEIAQTAFVSMYARWNKVRFDSADAYLHTVLTRAFLDTKRRGRRREQVMADPPDVVVEQNTSSVEDRPSLLKALQAVPARQRAVLVLRFIEDQSVEEVADALGCTTGTVKSQTARGLATLRKAYGAVTGLLQVAR; encoded by the coding sequence GTGGCAACCCGCGACGACGGCTTCGCCGAGTTCTTCACCAGCCGGTTCGACGGGGCGCGGCGGATGGCGCACGCCCTGTGCGGCAACTGGCTGGAGGCCGAGGAGATCGCCCAGACCGCGTTCGTCAGCATGTACGCGCGCTGGAACAAGGTCCGGTTCGACAGCGCCGACGCGTACCTGCACACCGTGCTGACCAGGGCCTTCCTCGACACCAAGCGGCGGGGACGGCGGCGTGAGCAGGTGATGGCCGATCCGCCGGACGTCGTCGTGGAGCAGAACACCTCCAGCGTCGAGGACCGGCCGTCGCTGCTGAAGGCCCTCCAGGCGGTGCCGGCGCGGCAGCGGGCCGTGCTGGTGCTGCGCTTCATCGAAGACCAGTCCGTCGAGGAGGTGGCCGACGCGCTCGGCTGCACCACCGGCACCGTGAAGAGCCAGACCGCCCGTGGTCTGGCCACCCTGCGCAAGGCGTACGGTGCCGTGACCGGCTTGTTGCAGGTGGCGAGGTGA
- a CDS encoding rhodanese-like domain-containing protein has protein sequence MMPQEVPTTSVDQVPTDAVLLDVREHDEWAAGHAPQAIHIPLGELAERVGEVPQDSGEVFVVCRMGGRSARATMYLNQSGWDAVNVAGGMQVWHQQGFPLVAADDAVPEVI, from the coding sequence ATGATGCCGCAGGAGGTGCCGACCACGTCGGTCGACCAGGTGCCCACCGATGCCGTGTTGCTCGACGTGCGTGAGCACGACGAATGGGCCGCCGGGCATGCGCCGCAGGCCATCCACATCCCGCTCGGCGAGCTGGCCGAGCGGGTCGGCGAGGTGCCGCAGGACAGCGGCGAGGTGTTCGTCGTGTGCCGGATGGGCGGTCGTTCCGCCCGGGCCACCATGTACCTCAACCAGAGCGGTTGGGACGCCGTCAACGTCGCCGGTGGCATGCAGGTGTGGCACCAGCAGGGCTTTCCGCTGGTCGCCGCCGATGATGCCGTTCCCGAGGTGATCTGA
- a CDS encoding DUF4328 domain-containing protein: MAGRWQWVATPPPQSGASRAVPRRPLPYTGPPSYPVPPRWGFPQLSWRWPVAFGRKAKPQPLDQLRMLSRNLVATLWVTTAALGVAVLGEGWRYVLLILSRSGALSRTVVSFSDALVVTAGVVSGLAALASLTLGVLWILRARDVASVVSGQRPARSFRDALIGLLVPGLNLAVAGSILAELEHAAARKPVSERPRPSRLLLSWWAAWVVGELLFAVVWLVNLFGTSVQSLANGVELHLLADLVAAFVAATGALLVSRITQLLEPIDPATVHRLRVLKVIDAPSPPLRATRLAGSPR; the protein is encoded by the coding sequence ATGGCCGGGCGGTGGCAGTGGGTGGCGACCCCGCCACCGCAGTCCGGCGCGTCCCGGGCCGTGCCCCGGCGACCGTTGCCGTACACCGGGCCGCCGTCTTATCCCGTGCCGCCCCGGTGGGGTTTTCCCCAGCTCAGCTGGCGTTGGCCGGTCGCTTTCGGGCGCAAGGCCAAGCCCCAGCCGTTGGACCAGCTGCGCATGCTCTCCCGCAACCTCGTCGCCACCTTGTGGGTCACCACCGCCGCCCTCGGCGTCGCCGTCCTCGGCGAGGGTTGGCGCTACGTTTTGCTCATCCTCAGCCGCAGCGGCGCCTTGTCCCGGACCGTCGTCTCTTTCTCCGACGCCCTCGTCGTGACCGCCGGCGTCGTCTCCGGGCTCGCCGCTCTTGCTTCCCTCACCCTCGGCGTGTTGTGGATCCTCCGCGCCCGTGACGTCGCCTCCGTCGTCTCCGGCCAGCGCCCCGCCCGATCCTTCCGCGACGCGCTCATCGGCCTGCTCGTCCCCGGCCTCAACCTCGCCGTCGCCGGCTCCATCCTCGCCGAGCTCGAGCACGCCGCCGCCCGCAAGCCCGTCTCCGAGCGCCCTCGCCCTTCGCGCCTTCTGCTCTCGTGGTGGGCCGCTTGGGTCGTCGGCGAACTCCTGTTCGCCGTCGTCTGGCTCGTCAACCTCTTCGGCACCAGCGTCCAGTCCTTGGCTAACGGCGTCGAACTCCACCTGCTCGCCGACCTCGTAGCCGCCTTCGTCGCCGCCACCGGCGCCTTGCTCGTCAGCCGCATCACCCAGCTGCTCGAGCCCATCGACCCGGCGACCGTCCACCGCCTCCGCGTCTTGAAGGTGATTGACGCCCCCTCGCCCCCGCTCCGCGCCACCCGCCTGGCAGGCTCCCCGCGCTAA
- a CDS encoding cytochrome P450 — protein MTTFDPKDPAFIADPYPVFAQMRAEGEVHQHADFGLPVTLSHAASAAVLRHRGLGRVWSDVKPVDAFAAFNLLHRNSLLENEPPTHTRLRRLVAGAFGRGHVERLRPWVGELATRLVDDVAAGIDAEGHADLLELVAAPLPVEVIAELLGVPAADRGLLQPWSNTIVKMYEFGLPDEQRAQAEKAAGEFVAYLRELIALRRKNPGSDLVSDLVAETDADGAKLTEDELVATAVLLLMAGHEATVNVIGNGVLALMRHRDQWQRLVDDPGLLPTAVEELIRFDSPLQLFERTATTDVEIAGVTLRPGDKIAALLGAAAHDPLVFAQPEVLDIGRSPNPHLGFGAGIHYCVGAPLARIEVSATLDALTRRLPKLQLAAEPVRRAEFVIRGLSSLRLTA, from the coding sequence ATGACGACGTTCGACCCGAAGGACCCGGCGTTCATCGCGGATCCGTACCCCGTGTTCGCGCAGATGCGCGCCGAGGGCGAGGTGCACCAGCATGCCGACTTCGGGCTGCCCGTCACCCTGTCGCACGCCGCGTCGGCCGCCGTGCTCCGCCATCGCGGCCTCGGCCGGGTGTGGTCGGACGTCAAGCCGGTCGACGCCTTCGCCGCGTTCAACCTGCTGCATCGCAACTCGTTGCTCGAGAACGAGCCGCCGACACACACCCGGCTGCGGCGGCTGGTCGCCGGCGCCTTCGGGCGTGGGCACGTCGAGCGGCTGCGGCCGTGGGTCGGCGAGCTCGCCACCCGTCTGGTCGACGACGTCGCCGCCGGCATCGACGCCGAAGGGCACGCCGACCTGCTCGAACTCGTCGCCGCCCCGCTGCCCGTCGAGGTGATCGCCGAGCTGCTCGGCGTGCCGGCCGCCGATCGAGGGCTGCTTCAGCCGTGGTCCAACACCATCGTCAAGATGTACGAGTTCGGGCTGCCCGACGAGCAACGGGCGCAGGCCGAGAAGGCCGCCGGCGAGTTCGTGGCCTACCTGCGCGAGCTGATCGCGTTGCGGCGCAAGAACCCCGGCAGTGATCTGGTCAGCGACCTCGTCGCCGAGACCGACGCCGATGGGGCCAAGCTCACCGAGGACGAGCTCGTCGCCACCGCCGTGCTGCTGCTGATGGCCGGGCACGAGGCCACCGTCAACGTCATCGGCAACGGCGTGCTGGCCCTGATGCGCCACCGCGACCAGTGGCAGCGCCTGGTCGACGACCCCGGTCTGCTGCCCACCGCCGTCGAGGAGTTGATCCGGTTCGACTCGCCGTTGCAGCTTTTCGAGCGGACCGCCACCACCGACGTCGAGATCGCCGGCGTGACCCTGCGGCCCGGCGACAAGATCGCCGCCCTGCTCGGCGCCGCCGCCCACGACCCGCTCGTGTTCGCTCAGCCCGAGGTGCTGGACATCGGCCGCTCGCCCAACCCCCACCTGGGTTTCGGCGCCGGCATCCACTACTGCGTCGGCGCGCCGTTGGCCCGTATCGAGGTGTCGGCCACGCTCGATGCCCTCACCCGCCGCCTGCCCAAGCTTCAGCTCGCCGCCGAACCGGTGCGGCGGGCGGAATTCGTCATTCGCGGCCTGAGCTCGTTGCGCCTGACCGCTTAG
- a CDS encoding glycerophosphodiester phosphodiesterase family protein — translation MRHVRPEIVAHRGASQHRAEHTRAAYELALQQGADGLECDIRLTRDGHLVCVHDRKVDRTSTGRGVVSTLTLDRLSQLDFGRWHDELPESADDLMQEPIGQPSAEEHERGLLTLEDLLGLLKDSPRPVKLFIETKHPVRYTGLVEAKMLAQLRRHGLNAPASKEESRVVVMSFSRMAVRRVRQHAPLLPTVLLLDRLPTSLRGGELPDWADITGPGIHLLREDPDYVARCAEQGHGTYCWTVDEPADIDLCQRTGVRYLATNAPARTRRHLESGPSATVGQTLPGE, via the coding sequence ATGCGGCATGTGAGACCCGAGATCGTCGCGCACCGCGGCGCCTCCCAGCACCGCGCCGAGCACACCAGGGCGGCCTACGAGCTCGCCCTCCAGCAGGGCGCGGACGGCCTCGAGTGCGATATCCGCCTGACCAGGGACGGCCATCTGGTGTGCGTGCACGACCGCAAGGTCGACCGCACCTCCACCGGCCGCGGCGTGGTCAGCACGCTCACCCTGGACCGGCTCAGCCAGCTCGATTTCGGTCGCTGGCACGATGAGCTGCCCGAGTCGGCCGACGACCTGATGCAGGAGCCGATCGGCCAGCCGTCCGCCGAGGAGCACGAGCGCGGCCTGCTCACCCTGGAGGACCTGCTCGGGCTGCTCAAAGACAGCCCTCGGCCGGTGAAGCTGTTCATCGAGACCAAGCATCCGGTGCGCTACACCGGGCTGGTCGAGGCCAAGATGCTCGCGCAGTTGCGTCGGCACGGCCTGAACGCGCCCGCCAGCAAGGAGGAGTCGCGCGTAGTTGTGATGTCCTTCTCCCGCATGGCCGTGCGCCGGGTTCGCCAACACGCGCCGCTGCTGCCCACCGTGCTGCTGCTGGACCGGCTCCCGACCAGTCTGCGCGGCGGGGAGCTGCCGGACTGGGCCGACATCACCGGTCCCGGCATCCACCTGCTGCGCGAGGATCCCGACTACGTCGCGCGCTGCGCCGAGCAGGGGCACGGCACGTACTGCTGGACGGTTGACGAGCCCGCCGACATCGACCTGTGCCAGCGCACCGGCGTGCGCTACCTGGCCACCAACGCCCCCGCACGCACCCGTCGCCACCTGGAGTCCGGACCGTCGGCTACGGTCGGCCAGACCCTGCCCGGGGAGTAA
- a CDS encoding DUF5926 family protein — translation MSRRTAVKRAAKTTDTADGINPRQACPCGSGKRYKACHGLAGGPADVMVARPFEGLAAEPELIALREFVPSATAPLTLAEPHERSVTLATVLPMAAAALVRSDGTAFVGLQVQTRSGDLSRDLARAIGWVLTAEPGDALPVVGVDDGAEPGRLQDVLKADVVLEPTLHTDFAWWLPEDTQPTGDVALSLERANAAIMPSARLTGDGLNAAYWVDAGDKAHLRWVRPEPEEQLLKAMARLAARDELHLGEGSRYAGSFRAHGLLVPVWDLDPELHVREWEPGAEVLGRRLTAALAVDSELTSAEHRALDGLRGRQVTLR, via the coding sequence GTGTCCAGGCGGACGGCTGTCAAGCGCGCGGCGAAGACAACGGACACGGCCGACGGGATCAACCCGCGGCAGGCGTGCCCGTGCGGCTCGGGCAAGCGGTACAAGGCTTGCCACGGTCTGGCCGGTGGCCCGGCCGACGTCATGGTGGCCCGGCCGTTCGAGGGCCTCGCCGCGGAGCCGGAGCTGATCGCGCTGCGCGAGTTCGTGCCGTCCGCGACCGCGCCGCTCACGCTGGCCGAGCCGCACGAGCGCAGCGTCACGCTGGCGACCGTGCTGCCGATGGCCGCCGCCGCGCTGGTCCGCTCCGACGGCACCGCGTTCGTCGGCCTCCAGGTGCAGACCCGCTCCGGCGATCTGTCCCGTGACCTCGCCCGCGCCATCGGCTGGGTGCTGACCGCCGAGCCGGGCGACGCGCTGCCGGTCGTGGGCGTGGACGACGGTGCCGAGCCGGGACGGCTCCAGGACGTGCTCAAGGCCGACGTGGTGCTGGAGCCGACGCTGCACACCGACTTTGCCTGGTGGCTGCCGGAGGACACGCAGCCGACCGGCGACGTCGCGCTGTCCCTCGAGCGGGCCAACGCCGCGATCATGCCCAGCGCCCGGCTGACCGGTGACGGCCTCAACGCCGCGTACTGGGTGGACGCCGGCGACAAGGCGCACCTGCGCTGGGTGCGGCCGGAGCCGGAGGAGCAGCTGCTCAAGGCGATGGCCCGGCTGGCCGCCCGCGACGAGCTGCACCTGGGCGAGGGCTCCCGCTACGCCGGCTCGTTCCGGGCGCACGGCCTGCTGGTGCCGGTCTGGGACCTCGACCCCGAGCTGCACGTGCGCGAGTGGGAGCCGGGCGCGGAGGTCCTCGGCCGCCGCCTCACCGCCGCGTTGGCTGTGGACAGCGAGCTCACCTCGGCCGAGCACCGCGCGCTCGACGGCCTGCGCGGACGCCAGGTCACACTGCGCTGA
- a CDS encoding DUF952 domain-containing protein yields the protein MILHICSRDEWDAAEQEGALVPASLDEVGFVHCSDFGTVALPANALFAGRDDMLLLVIDPAALDAPVRWEDGVPPHPAGIWFPHVYGPINVGAVVAAVEFLPTAEGGFRLPKELAEL from the coding sequence GTGATCTTGCACATCTGCTCGCGGGACGAGTGGGACGCGGCCGAGCAGGAGGGCGCCCTGGTGCCCGCCTCGCTGGACGAGGTCGGCTTCGTGCACTGCTCCGACTTCGGCACCGTGGCCCTGCCGGCCAACGCGCTGTTCGCCGGCCGGGACGACATGCTGCTGCTGGTCATCGACCCGGCGGCGCTGGACGCCCCGGTGCGCTGGGAGGACGGCGTGCCGCCGCACCCGGCCGGCATCTGGTTCCCGCACGTCTACGGGCCGATCAATGTCGGCGCCGTGGTGGCCGCGGTGGAGTTCCTGCCGACGGCGGAAGGTGGTTTCCGCCTGCCCAAGGAGTTGGCTGAATTGTAA
- a CDS encoding SigE family RNA polymerase sigma factor has protein sequence MGAPLRLLGAESSGTWTVVPAQREVRSTAKAVDTDFAEFVKTALPGLLRYGHALTGNPHDAADLVQTVLEKVGSRWLGRRAFCDEPLAYVRKAMANAHVSHWRRIRRESLVAELPDNAVEQFDRLDNEPLWQGVRGLPPRQRAVIVLRYYEGLSEAEIADTLGISKGTVKSQASKALNTLRSSLEGR, from the coding sequence GTGGGCGCACCACTGAGGCTTTTGGGGGCGGAGAGCAGCGGCACCTGGACGGTCGTCCCGGCGCAGCGAGAGGTCCGGTCGACCGCGAAGGCGGTCGACACCGATTTCGCCGAGTTCGTGAAGACGGCCCTGCCGGGCCTGCTCAGATACGGCCACGCGCTGACCGGGAACCCGCACGACGCGGCCGATCTCGTGCAGACCGTGCTGGAGAAGGTCGGCTCGCGGTGGCTGGGCCGCCGGGCCTTCTGCGACGAGCCGCTGGCCTACGTGCGCAAGGCGATGGCCAACGCGCACGTCAGCCACTGGCGGCGGATTCGCCGCGAGAGCCTGGTCGCCGAGCTGCCCGACAACGCCGTCGAGCAGTTCGACCGGCTCGACAACGAGCCGCTGTGGCAGGGTGTGCGGGGATTGCCGCCGAGGCAACGCGCCGTCATCGTGCTGCGTTACTACGAGGGGCTGTCCGAGGCGGAGATCGCCGACACGCTCGGCATCAGCAAGGGGACGGTGAAGAGCCAGGCCAGCAAGGCGTTGAACACGCTGCGATCGAGCCTGGAGGGGAGGTGA